TAAAAGCTATTGCAGCCGCGGTCGCCGCCGTCGGCTTCAAGGGGGGGTTATATTTTACCGATTTGCGTCATTATTCTGTCATCAGGGATGGGTTCTGAATTCCACGCGCCGGTTATTTGCCCTGCCTCCTTCCGTGGAGTTGTCCGCTGCCGGCTCATCTTCGCCCCTGGCCTCGACGTTGAGGCGGTCCGGCGGTACGCCGCGGCCCACCAGATACTCCCTGACCTGTTCGGCCCGCCTGCGCGAAAGTTTCATGTTGTAGGATGCCTTGCCGCGGCTGTCCGAGAATCCGACCAGCGTCGCCGAGACCTCGGGATGTCCGATCATGATGTCCGCAACGCGAATGAGGCGTTCGGCGTCTTCGAGGCTTGCGAACTTCTCCCCTGCGGTGTCGAAGTGGACGACCGTCTCGCGCACCTCATCCAGCGGGTCGGTCGCAGCGGCCTCCTCTTCGCGCGACGGCGGACGATAGGAGAGGCCGGCGAAGGCGCGAAAGGTGGGTGCCCCGGAGCCCCTGAATATTCCGAATCCGCCGCCGCCGTTCACCGCAAAGCCGCTCTCGCCGATTCTGTACCTGAGGCCTGCGTCCACCTCGGCGGGCGTCTCCCTTTCCTTGCCGAAGAGGTCTGTGAGATTGGTGCGGCCCCAGATCTCTGCGGACGCAGCGAGGTTTTTCGTAACATCGACTGATGTGCCCAGGCCGAACAGGAGCTGGTGTGTCTGCTCGATGTCGAGGATCGTGAACTTCTGTCTCGCCATGACGCCCGCGTTGAGAGCGATGCCCCACCTGTCGACCGGCCTGCCTTCGATGATGATCTTCCCGCCGCCTGCCACGCCGCCGTTGCCTGTGAAGTATTCCCCTTTTCCGGTTGGCAGCGTGATGAATGGAAGGATCGCGACGCCGACGCGGTGCTTTTCGATCTGCACCAGTTCGCTCTTGAAGTTGAGCTGTATGTCGCCGAGCGCGGTCTTGTTCTGCGAGGCGGCGCCTGGGACGTTGGGGTCAGTGTAGGTGAGCCACCATGCCACCGGCATGTCCACGCCGAACTGCAGCCACCTGCCAACGAGGCCCACAGAGCCGTAGAGATCCTGCTGCAGGGCGTCGTCGATTATGCCGCGGACCCGGTTGCCGTTCTGGATCAGCTGGAAAGGACGATATGCGTAGTTGGCAGTGGAGCCGAGCACCCACTGCCACTGCCCAAGGGCTTCGCTGCCGTAGACGGTGAAATACGGTCCGTCATCGACCGCAGGGTGGAAAGAGGAGGCCTCGAAACCCCTGGTTAGTGCCTTAGACTCAGAGGCGCAGACGGCGATGGCGGATATCGAGATGATGCATATCAACAGTCGCTTTATAGACATACCCTCCCCCGGTCGGCGATGAAATTTGTAATTTATTCAACTATATATATGCCGGCTTAAAAAGTGTCAATTGAGCAGGGCTGTGAATCAGGCGTCGCTGCGCCGCCGGAGGCAGGCCGCGGCCATGACGATGCCGAGGATAGCGGAGCTCGCCAGCACAAGCCTCCACCGGCCGATCCAGAAGCTCATGAAGATGCTGAAGGCGGCGATGCCCGCGTAGAAGGCGGGGTAGAGCCAAGAAGAACGGGACCCGGGACCCGGGACCCGGGATTCGAAAAGACGTGGGAAACCTTTCCATGTTGAAAGGTTGAGGCCGATGATCGCGAAGGAGACGAGGAACCAGCCGCCGAAGTTGGTGAGCGGCACGCCGAAGTAGAAGCCCGGGTGGGCGTAGTAGTGGATATTTCCCAGGAACCAGAGCTCCCCCATCGTGGCGATCGGATCGATTATCACGTCCAGCAGCATGGTGAGCAGCGCGCCTAGCAGCGCTGCGAGGATGCCCGACGCGCGTTCGCGGCCGAGCGCGAACGCCGCCATCGCATAGCCGGCAAAGGTGAGGAAGCTGTAGGACAGCGAGTCGAAGAACGGCACGCCCGCGATCATGAGCTCGCCCTGCATGTTCTCGTACACGTAGTGGTACTCCCCGTAGGGGAAGCCGTTGTGGATCGACGAATACTCCGAGGCCCACGCGATGAGGTATCCAAAGACGAGCCAGAGGACCGTGCGCCGCCAGCCCAGGAGACGCCATGCGAGGAAGAGGAACGCGGCGAGGAAGGCGAAGACGTACGGCCTGTGCACTATTGTCGCGATCAGCTCCGACATCTGAGGACTCCGTAAGAAGCTGAGAAGCTGAGAAAGAACTTGCTATTGCTGTTTCTCAGCCTCTGAGCTTCTCTGCCTCTCAGCCTCTTTGCTTCTCATTCACCACCGTAAGCAGCACCCGCACGCAGGCGGGGTCCCACTGGCCGCTCCCGATCTCGTTCTCGAAGATCGAGCACGCCTCCTGCGTCGTCATCCCCTTGCGGTAGGGGCGGTCGGTGGTCATGGCGTCGAAGGCGTCGGCCACGGCCGCGATGCGCGCGGCGAGAGGTATCTCGTCGCCCTTGAGGCCGTCGGGGTAGCCGGCGCCGTCCATGCGCTCGTGGTGCGAGCGGATGATGGCGAGGCACGGCTCCAGGCTCTTGAGCCTCTCGCATATGTCGTAGCCGCGGGAGGCGTGAGTGCGTATGTGCGACATCTCCTCCTCGGTGAGCCGGCCGGGCTTGAGCAGGATCGACTCCTTGACGCCGATCTTCCCGATGTCGTGGATGAGCGCGCCGCGGCGGATGCTCTCGATCTCCGATTCGGGCACGGCCATCCTGCGCGCGATATTCACCGCGAGGTCGGCCACCCGCTCCG
The Pseudomonadota bacterium DNA segment above includes these coding regions:
- a CDS encoding OmpA family protein, giving the protein MSIKRLLICIISISAIAVCASESKALTRGFEASSFHPAVDDGPYFTVYGSEALGQWQWVLGSTANYAYRPFQLIQNGNRVRGIIDDALQQDLYGSVGLVGRWLQFGVDMPVAWWLTYTDPNVPGAASQNKTALGDIQLNFKSELVQIEKHRVGVAILPFITLPTGKGEYFTGNGGVAGGGKIIIEGRPVDRWGIALNAGVMARQKFTILDIEQTHQLLFGLGTSVDVTKNLAASAEIWGRTNLTDLFGKERETPAEVDAGLRYRIGESGFAVNGGGGFGIFRGSGAPTFRAFAGLSYRPPSREEEAAATDPLDEVRETVVHFDTAGEKFASLEDAERLIRVADIMIGHPEVSATLVGFSDSRGKASYNMKLSRRRAEQVREYLVGRGVPPDRLNVEARGEDEPAADNSTEGGRANNRRVEFRTHP
- a CDS encoding carotenoid biosynthesis protein — encoded protein: MSELIATIVHRPYVFAFLAAFLFLAWRLLGWRRTVLWLVFGYLIAWASEYSSIHNGFPYGEYHYVYENMQGELMIAGVPFFDSLSYSFLTFAGYAMAAFALGRERASGILAALLGALLTMLLDVIIDPIATMGELWFLGNIHYYAHPGFYFGVPLTNFGGWFLVSFAIIGLNLSTWKGFPRLFESRVPGPGSRSSWLYPAFYAGIAAFSIFMSFWIGRWRLVLASSAILGIVMAAACLRRRSDA
- a CDS encoding response regulator, yielding MARQASILIVDDNPSVLELLRSQLKPYPYLLDSASDGEEALQKIRREPPDLILLDLMMPRVSGFEIIKRIRESKQTRFIPIIVITALAEQEDKLRAIELGADDFLVKPINKLELMTRIKSLLRMKLMHDDLDTSESILFSLAEALEAKDFYTRGHSERVADLAVNIARRMAVPESEIESIRRGALIHDIGKIGVKESILLKPGRLTEEEMSHIRTHASRGYDICERLKSLEPCLAIIRSHHERMDGAGYPDGLKGDEIPLAARIAAVADAFDAMTTDRPYRKGMTTQEACSIFENEIGSGQWDPACVRVLLTVVNEKQRG